ACAAGATGCTGGGTCAGTTCGACCTGATGGGCATCCCGCCGGCGCCGCGCGGCATGCCGCAGATCGAGGTCGCCTTCGACATCGACGCCAACGGCATCGTCAACGTCTCGGCCAAGGACAAGGCGACCAACAAGGAACAGTCGATCCGCATCCAGGCCAACGGCGGCCTGTCGGACGCCGACATCGACAAGATGGTCAAGGAAGCCGAGGCCAACGCCGCCGCCGACAAGACCCGCAAGGACCTAGTCGAAGCCCAGAACGGCGCCGACAGCCTGATCCACTCGACCGAAAAGGCTTTGGCCGAGCACGGCGACAAGGTCTCGGCCGACGACAAGACGGCGATCGAGACCGGCCTGACCGAGCTGAAGGCCGCGCGCGACGGCACGGACCCGGAAGACATCCGCGCCAAGACCAACATCCTGGTCCAGGCCTCGATGAAGCTGGGCGAAGCCATGTACGCGGCTCAGCAGGGATCGGACGACGCCGGCTCGACCCAACCCACCGACGATGGCGTGGTCGACGCCGAGTTCGAGGAAGTCTCCGACTCGGACGACAAGAAGAGCGCCTGATCCGCAACAGGTCGCTGAAATGATCGGGCCCCGCTTGTCACACGATAGGCGGGGCCCTTTCATGAAGGTTGCATCAAACGCCCCGGCGCCCATCTCAGCCGGGACGGAAGGCCCGTGTCGGCCGGCGCCCGTACAGGCGGCGCGGCCGCTGGATCGCTGAGAAACAAAGAGGACCAACGCCAGATGGCGCGTGACTATTACGAGGTTCTGGGCGTCGAGCGCACGATCGACGCGCCCGGTCTGAAGGCCGCCTACCGCAAGCTGGCCATGACCCACCACCCCGACCGCAACGGCGGCTCGGAAGAGTCGGTGACCCGGTTCAAGGAAATCTCCGAGGCCTACACCGTCCTTTCGGACGACCAGAAGCGCGCGGCCTATGACCGCTTCGGCCATGCAGGCGTGAACGGCGGCGCAGGCGGCGGCTTCGGCGGCGGGCAGCAGGGCTTTTCCGACATCAACGACATCTTCTCGCAGGTGTTCGGCGACGCCTTTGGGGACGCCTTCGGCGGGCGGCAGAACCGCAGCCAGGGCGGTCCGCGTCGTGGCTCCGACCTGCGTTACGACCTCGAGATCACCCTGGAGGAGGCGTACCGCGGAGCTGAGCGGGAAATCTCCATTCCCTCCACCGCCACCTGCGACGTCTGCGACGGGGCGGGGGCAAAGCCCGGAGCCAAGGCTTCCACCTGCCAGACCTGCCACGGGGCCGGGCGCGTGCGCCAGGCGAACGGCTTTTTCCAGGTCGAGCGCACCTGCCCCTCGTGCGGCGGCGCCGGCCAGAAGATCGCAGCGGCCGACGTCTGCACCGCCTGTCACGGCCATGGACAGGTCCGAAAGACCCGCACCCTCAGCCTGAAGGTGCCGGCCGGCGTGGACGACGGCTCGCGCATCCGCCTGTCGGGCGAAGGCGACGCCGGCCAGCGCGGCGGCCCTCGCGGCGACCTTTACGTCTTCCTGTCGGTCCAGCCGCACGAGCTGTTCGAGCGCGACAACCTGGACCTGCTGGTCACCGTGCCGGTGCCGATGACGGTGGCGGCGTTGGGCGGCGAGATCGATGCGCCCTGCCTGGTGTCCGAGGCTTGCGACGGCAACTGCAAGGCGGGCGTGACCGTGCCGGCCGGCGCCCAGACCGGCAAGACCGTGCGCATCAAGGGCAAGGGCATGCCGCACCTGAACGGCCGCGCGCGTGGCGATCTGGTGGTCGAGCTGTTCGTGGAGACGCCGACCGAGCTGACCGCCCGTCAGAAGGAGCTGATGCAGGAGCTTGCGCAGTCCTTCGGCGAGGCGCAGAACCCGCGCAACTCCAGCTTTGCTGGAAAGGCCAAACGCTTCTGGGCCGACATCCTGGGCAATCAGGACGCGGACGGATCGAAAGAGAACGCATAACGCATGTTCCACGCCGGCATCTCCGGCGCCCGGGGCCGGATGGGCCGCGCGGTGTCCCAGGTTCTCGACGCCCGAGACGACGTGGTCGTTTCGGCGCGGTTCGACTGGGGCGAGACGGCGGACCTGTCACTGTGCGACGTGGTGATCGACTTCTCGACACCGGAGGCCTCGGTGGATCTGGCTCGGCGGGCGGCGGAACAGGGCGCTCCGGCTCTGGTGATCGGCTCGACCGGCTTTTCGCCCGAGCAGGAAGCCGAGCTGGACAAGGCGGCCGAGCGCATCGCCATCGTCAGAAGCGGCAACTTCTCGCTGGGCGTGAACATCCTGATAGGCCTGGTCGAGCACGCCGCCATGCGTCTCGACGCCGCCGACTGGGACATCGAGATTTCGGAAGCCCATCATCGGCGCAAGGTCGATGCGCCGTCGGGCACCGCCTTGATGCTGGGCGAAGCCGCCGCCGCCGGGCGCGGCTCCGACCTGGAGGACCTGCGCACCGCCCCCTATGACGGCGTCGGGGGCGAGCGGGAGGCCGGACGGATCGGCTTCTCATCCACCCGCGCGGGCGGGATCGTGGGCGAGCATACCGTGCTGTTCGCCTCGGAGGACGAGGTCCTGACCCTCAGCCACTCGGCCATCGACCGCAGCCTGTTCGCCAAGGGCGCCGTGGTCGCCGCCGCCTGGGTGCGCTCGCGCCGTCCCGGCCTTTACGACATGCAGGACGTGCTGGGCTTTCGTCAGGCCTGAGCCTTACCTCAGCCGCCGACGTCGGCCGGGTCCGCGCCCCACAGGCGCGCCGGTCAAGAGCGACTTCAGTACAAAGAAGATCGCGATCACGATCAGATAGCCGAGGAACAGCGCCGCCGCGCCGATCCAGAAGTCGGTTGAAAGCACGTCAGGCAAGGCGAACGATCCGCCGCGCGCCAGCGGCAGCATGGCCAGGAACAGCAGGTGCACCACCACGGCGCCCAGCGCGGAGAACGCCAGCCGCCGCCAGGAGGACGTCATCAGCGCCGCGGCCAGCGCGATCACCAGGCCCAGCGCCTGATTGACCCCGTCGAACCCCGCCCCCGCCAGCGAGAAGACGCCGCTCAGGGCCTCGATGATCCGATCCACCAGAGCTTCCATCGCCTATTGCCCTGTCGATCCAAAGCCGCCCGCGCCGCGCGCGGTCTGATCCAGCGCCTCCACCTCGACCCACTCGGCCCGCTCGTGCCGGGCGATCACCAGTTGGGCGATCCGCTCGCCGCGCCGGATCACGAAGGGCTCGCCGCCGATGTTGGCCAGGATCACCCCGACTTCGCCGCGATAGTCGCTGTCCACCGTTCCCGGCGCATTGGGGCAGATGATCCCGTGCTTCAGCGCCAGCCCCGAGCGCGCCCGAACCTGGGCCTCGAACCCCGGCTGCAGCGCGATCCGAAAGCCGGTCGGAACCAGCACCCGCCCGCCCGGCTCCAGCACCAGCGGCTGGTCGTCCGCCACCGCCGCCCGCAGGTCCATGCCGGCCGAGCCGCTCGTCTCATAGGCCGGAAGCGGCAGCCCCTCGGCGTGCGGCAGGCGCTCTAGCTGGACAGCGGTCATCGGTCCTCCTTCAGATGTTCGACGATGCGAGCGACCAACGCCCGCGCGATCTCGACCTTGGACTGGCGCGGCCAGCTTTCGGCCCCGTCCGCCGTCACCAGCGTCACCGCATTGCCGTCCGAGCCGAACACGTCCTCGGACACATCGTTGCCGACGATCCAGTCGCAGCCCTTCCTCGACAGCTTGGCGCGGGCGTTCGCCTCAAGGTTCCCCGTCTCGGCGGCGAAGCCGATGACCAATGAGGGACGTTGCGGACCCGGCGCGGCGACGCCTTTCAGAATGTCGGGGTTCTCGATCAGGTCCAGGGTCGGTGGCCCGCCCGGCCCCTTCTTGATCTTGCCGCCCGCGATGGTGTCCACGCGCCAGTCGGCCACGGCGGCGGACAGCACGGCGATATCGGCCGGCAGCGCCGCCTCAACCGCCGCCTTCATCTCCAGCGCGGTTTCCACGTCGATGCGACGCACGCCCGCGGGCGCCGCCAGCGCGGTCGGCCCCGACACCAGCGTCACCTCGCACCCTTGGTCCGCCAGCGCCCGGGCGATCGCATAGCCCTGCTTGCCGCTGGAGCGATTGGTCAGGCCCCGCACCGGATCGATGGGCTCGAACGTCGGACCGGCGGTGATCACCGCGCGTCGACCTTCAAGCCGCCGCTCGCCCCCGATCAGATCGACGATGGCCTGAAGGATCGCCGGCGGTTCGGCCAGCCGCCCAGGGCCGTATTCGCCGCACGCCATCTCGCCATCGTCCGGCCCGACCACGGCGGCGGCGTGGAAGCCGGAAAAGCCGCGCAACCGCGCCATGTTCGCCTTGACCGCCGGATGCTCCCACATGCGCACGTTCATCGCCGGCGCCCACAGCACCCGCTTGTCGGTGGCGATCAGGGTGGTTGAGGCCAGATCGTCGGCCAGGCCGTTCGCCGCCCGGGCGATCAGGCTCGCCGTCGCCGGCGCCACGACCACCAGGTCGGCCCAGCGCGACAGCTCGATATGCCCCATGGTGGTTTCTTCATCGGGCAGGAACAGGCCCTGGCGCACCGGATGGCCGCTCAGAGCCGCCAGCGACAAAGGCGTCACGAACTCCGCCGCGGCCTGCGTCAGGATCACCCGCACGGCGCCGCCCGCCTTGCGGATCAGCCGCACCAGCTCCAGCGCCTTGTAGGCCGCGATCCCGCCGCCCACGATCAGCAGCACCTTGCGGTCGGAAAGCGGGAGCGGGGTCATGCCTCCTGTTTTAGCCGCGCGAACTGGGCCGCGCAAAAGATCATTGCTGGATCGGCGCACGTGTGGATAAGCTTACCCGGGGTTTTGGGATGAGGGGGATCATGACCATTCGTATCGTCGCGCTCGCGGCTGCCGGCCTTGCGCTCTCGGGGCTGGCTGCCTGTGGCGAGCCATCGGCCGTCGAAACGAGAGATCGCGCCGCATCCGCCGCTGAAACCCTTGTCGGCGGGGACGCAGAGGCGGCCGACGCCTCCGCCATGGACGCTCCGATCGAAAAGGCCGCCGTCACCGCCAATCGCAGCGAAAGCGCGAACGACAAGGTCACGCGCCTGTATGAGCGCAACGGCTCCGCCTTTGGCGCCAAGTCGGCCGAAGAGTACGCCGACAAGATCGAAGCCTTCACCCGCCGCCCGCCCAAGGACGCCGAAACGGTGAAGCGCGCCAATGGCGACACCCTGATCTATCAAGCCTCGACCAACACCTTCGCCGTGGTCGCCCGCAACGGCACCCCGCGTACCATGTTCAAGCCCGACGACGGCCCCGCCTACTGGGCCGAGCAAAAGGAGCGAGCGCCCACCTTCGGTCAGCGCCGCTCCTCCAGCCGCGACGAGGGCTGACGGCGCGTCCGGCAAGGCGTAAAGCGGCGGGATGACGCACGTCCCGCCCTCGCCTCGCCGCCCGCTGAAGACCGCGCTGATCTACGATTTCGACGGGACGCTGGCGCGCGGCAACATGCAGGAGGTCAGCTTCATCCCGTCGGTCGGGATGAGCATCGGCGACTTCTGGAACGAGGCCGAACGCCTGACCCAGGCCGCCGACGGCGACGGCATCCTGATGTACATGCAGCTGATGCTGCATCACGCCCGCCAGAACGGTGCGCCGATCACGCGCGAGACCCTGCGCGATCACGGCCGTGAGGTGGCGCTGTTCGAAGGGCTGAAGGACCTTTCGTGGTTCGAGCGCATGAACGCCTTCGGCGCCCGGTACGATCTGGAGATCGAGCACTACATCGTCTCGGCCGGCCTGGAGGAGATGATCGAGGGCACGCCGATCCGCCCCGCACTGACGCACGTCTTCGCCTCTCACTACGTCTATGACGACAAGGGCGAGGCCGCCTGGCCGGCCGTGGGCGTCAACTACACCACCAAGACCCAGTACCTGTTCCGCATCAACAAGGGCGTGCGCAATCACTGGGAGCACGAGCGCATCAACCACTTTATTCCCGACGACGAACGGCCGATCCCGTTCGATCGGATGATCTTCATCGGCGACGGCGACACCGACGTGCCGACCATGAAGATGATGCACACCAAGGGGGGCTTTTCGATCGCGGTCTATGATCCGCGCTCCAACGAACGGGACCAGAAAAAGGTCTACAGCCTGATCTCCGAGGATCGGGTCAACTTCGTCGCCGCCGCCGACTATCGCGAGGGTTCGGCGCTGGACCTGATCGTCAAGGGGCTGATCGGGCGCATCGCCATCAATGAGGGGGCGATGCCTGCGGACGCGCGTTGACCCGCGCGGGGCTTTCCGCTATAGCCGCGCGCTCTTGAGATTTCCGCGCCGTGGACAGGTGGTCTGCGGCGTTTCCGCATCATAGGTTTGACGATGGCCAACAACCCCGGCGCCCGCAAGGCGATCCGCAAGATCGAAGCCCGGACGCAAGTGAACAAGGCGCGCCGTTCGCGCGTCCGCACCTACCTGCGCAAGTTCCAGGAAGCCGTGACCGGCGGCAACGCCGACACCGCCAAGGCCGCCTTCATCGAGGCCCAGTCGGAACTGATGCGCGCCGTGTCCAAGGGCGTGGTCCATAAGAACACCGGCTCGCGCAAGGTCTCGCGCCTGGCCGCCCAGCTGAAGAAGATGTCGGCTGCGGCCTGACGCTCTTCGGGGCGGGCTCGCCCCAGGCTGCAGACATTTCGAACCGGCGGTCGCTCCTGCGGCCGCCGGTTTTCGTTATTGAGCCGTCGTGCCGCCGTCGATCTTGAACTCGGCCCCGGTGACGAAGCGGCTCTCGTCCGACGCCAGATAGAGCACGCAATAGGCCACATCGTCCGGCTCTCCGATCCGCTTCAGCGGAATGCCGCGCGCCAGCCGCTCGTGCGCCCGAGCCTCGTCGCCGCCGGCCATGGCGGTGAAGGGATCCAGGATCGGCGTTCGGATGAACACCGGATGCACCGAGTTGCAGCGCACGTTCCAGTCGTTCTTGGCCGCCTCCAGCGCCACCGTCTTTGTGTACATCCAGACGCCGGCCTTTGTCGCATTGTAGGCGCCCATGCCCGGCGCCGCGACCAGGCCCGCCAGCGACGATATGTTGACGATGGAGGCCGGCGCCGCCTGTCTCAGATGCGGCATGGCGTGCTTGCAGCCCAGCATCACCGATCGCAGATTGATCTCGAACTGCCGCTGCCAGTTCTCGACCGTGTCATCCTCCGCGAACGCCAGCGGCCCGCCCACGCCGGCATTGTTGACCAAGACGGACAGGCCGCCCAGCT
The genomic region above belongs to Brevundimonas sp. PAMC22021 and contains:
- a CDS encoding SDR family oxidoreductase, translated to MSGRVAGKRVLITGGAGGLGQAMAWMMAREGARVAISDIDGAAAERLANAINAEIAGAAVAYAHDVRGEDDWARVVEVAARELGGLSVLVNNAGVGGPLAFAEDDTVENWQRQFEINLRSVMLGCKHAMPHLRQAAPASIVNISSLAGLVAAPGMGAYNATKAGVWMYTKTVALEAAKNDWNVRCNSVHPVFIRTPILDPFTAMAGGDEARAHERLARGIPLKRIGEPDDVAYCVLYLASDESRFVTGAEFKIDGGTTAQ
- the dnaJ gene encoding molecular chaperone DnaJ, producing the protein MARDYYEVLGVERTIDAPGLKAAYRKLAMTHHPDRNGGSEESVTRFKEISEAYTVLSDDQKRAAYDRFGHAGVNGGAGGGFGGGQQGFSDINDIFSQVFGDAFGDAFGGRQNRSQGGPRRGSDLRYDLEITLEEAYRGAEREISIPSTATCDVCDGAGAKPGAKASTCQTCHGAGRVRQANGFFQVERTCPSCGGAGQKIAAADVCTACHGHGQVRKTRTLSLKVPAGVDDGSRIRLSGEGDAGQRGGPRGDLYVFLSVQPHELFERDNLDLLVTVPVPMTVAALGGEIDAPCLVSEACDGNCKAGVTVPAGAQTGKTVRIKGKGMPHLNGRARGDLVVELFVETPTELTARQKELMQELAQSFGEAQNPRNSSFAGKAKRFWADILGNQDADGSKENA
- the dapB gene encoding 4-hydroxy-tetrahydrodipicolinate reductase — its product is MFHAGISGARGRMGRAVSQVLDARDDVVVSARFDWGETADLSLCDVVIDFSTPEASVDLARRAAEQGAPALVIGSTGFSPEQEAELDKAAERIAIVRSGNFSLGVNILIGLVEHAAMRLDAADWDIEISEAHHRRKVDAPSGTALMLGEAAAAGRGSDLEDLRTAPYDGVGGEREAGRIGFSSTRAGGIVGEHTVLFASEDEVLTLSHSAIDRSLFAKGAVVAAAWVRSRRPGLYDMQDVLGFRQA
- a CDS encoding haloacid dehalogenase-like hydrolase → MTHVPPSPRRPLKTALIYDFDGTLARGNMQEVSFIPSVGMSIGDFWNEAERLTQAADGDGILMYMQLMLHHARQNGAPITRETLRDHGREVALFEGLKDLSWFERMNAFGARYDLEIEHYIVSAGLEEMIEGTPIRPALTHVFASHYVYDDKGEAAWPAVGVNYTTKTQYLFRINKGVRNHWEHERINHFIPDDERPIPFDRMIFIGDGDTDVPTMKMMHTKGGFSIAVYDPRSNERDQKKVYSLISEDRVNFVAAADYREGSALDLIVKGLIGRIAINEGAMPADAR
- the coaBC gene encoding bifunctional phosphopantothenoylcysteine decarboxylase/phosphopantothenate--cysteine ligase CoaBC: MTPLPLSDRKVLLIVGGGIAAYKALELVRLIRKAGGAVRVILTQAAAEFVTPLSLAALSGHPVRQGLFLPDEETTMGHIELSRWADLVVVAPATASLIARAANGLADDLASTTLIATDKRVLWAPAMNVRMWEHPAVKANMARLRGFSGFHAAAVVGPDDGEMACGEYGPGRLAEPPAILQAIVDLIGGERRLEGRRAVITAGPTFEPIDPVRGLTNRSSGKQGYAIARALADQGCEVTLVSGPTALAAPAGVRRIDVETALEMKAAVEAALPADIAVLSAAVADWRVDTIAGGKIKKGPGGPPTLDLIENPDILKGVAAPGPQRPSLVIGFAAETGNLEANARAKLSRKGCDWIVGNDVSEDVFGSDGNAVTLVTADGAESWPRQSKVEIARALVARIVEHLKEDR
- the dut gene encoding dUTP diphosphatase translates to MTAVQLERLPHAEGLPLPAYETSGSAGMDLRAAVADDQPLVLEPGGRVLVPTGFRIALQPGFEAQVRARSGLALKHGIICPNAPGTVDSDYRGEVGVILANIGGEPFVIRRGERIAQLVIARHERAEWVEVEALDQTARGAGGFGSTGQ
- a CDS encoding S-type pyocin family protein is translated as MTIRIVALAAAGLALSGLAACGEPSAVETRDRAASAAETLVGGDAEAADASAMDAPIEKAAVTANRSESANDKVTRLYERNGSAFGAKSAEEYADKIEAFTRRPPKDAETVKRANGDTLIYQASTNTFAVVARNGTPRTMFKPDDGPAYWAEQKERAPTFGQRRSSSRDEG
- the rpsT gene encoding 30S ribosomal protein S20, producing MANNPGARKAIRKIEARTQVNKARRSRVRTYLRKFQEAVTGGNADTAKAAFIEAQSELMRAVSKGVVHKNTGSRKVSRLAAQLKKMSAAA